A stretch of the Danio rerio strain Tuebingen ecotype United States chromosome 18, GRCz12tu, whole genome shotgun sequence genome encodes the following:
- the ctcf gene encoding transcriptional repressor CTCF isoform X2 — translation MEGGPTEAVVEDAGDAFKAKECKTYQRRREDEEVGAELLQAAVIEQAQAEVEPVVEAQQQLVESVVSVNSSVDMMMMETLDPALLQMKTEVMEAAVGAPVAVAGAAHEATVTTVDDTQIITLQVVNMEEQQLGLGELQLVQVPVSAVPVTAATVEELQGTLVDATAMPKDGEPVICHTLPLPEGFQVVKVGANGEVETVEQDELQPQDDQPPHQEEEEEMAEPQNEDPAWSKDPDYTPPVKKVKKTKKSKLRYNTEGDKDMDVSVYDFEEEQQEGLLSEVNAEKVVGNMKPPKPTKIKKKGVKKTFQCELCSYTCPRRSNLDRHMKSHTDERPHKCHLCGRAFRTVTLLRNHLNTHTGTRPHKCTDCDMAFVTSGELVRHRRYKHTHEKPFKCSMCDYASVEVSKLKRHIRSHTGERPFQCSLCSYASRDTYKLKRHMRTHSGEKPYECYICHARFTQSGTMKMHILQKHTENVAKFHCPHCDTVIARKSDLGVHLRKQHSYIEQGRKCRYCDAVFHERYALIQHQKSHKNEKRFKCDQCDYACRQERHMVMHKRTHTGEKPYACSQCEKTFRQKQLLDMHFRRYHDPNFVPTSFVCTKCGKTFTRRNTMARHAENCTGMDSADGENGTPPKRGRGGRKRKMRSRKDDDDDDDSDEHGEPDLDDIDEEDEDDLLDEDQMGLLDQAPPSVPIPAPAEPPIKRKRGRPPKNAPKVSPTKSITKTTTAAAIIQVEDESTGAIENIIVKKEPEGTDAVVAAQPIIEEVEAVEADVETVQLTVPEAAPNGDLTPEMILSMMDR, via the exons ATGGAAGGGGGACCGACTGAGGCCGTGGTGGAAGATGCAGGGGATGCTTTCAAGGCCAAGGAGTGCAAGACATACCAAAGGCGGCGGGAAGATGAGGAGGTGGGAGCCGAGCTGCTGCAGGCTGCTGTGATTGAGCAAGCACAGGCTGAAGTTGAGCCTGTGGTGGAGGCCCAGCAACAGCTGGTTGAGAGTGTAGTTAGTGTCAACAGCAGCGTGGACATGATGATGATGGAAACCCTGGACCCTGCCTTGCTGCAGATGAAGACAGAAGTCATGGAGGCTGCCGTCGGGGCACCTGTCGCTGTGGCTGGTGCTGCTCATGAAGCCACAGTCACTACAGTCGATGATACACAGATCATCACCCTGCAGGTGGTGAATATGGAGGAGCAGCAGTTGGGCTTGGGAGAGCTGCAGCTGGTGCAGGTGCCTGTTTCTGCTGTGCCTGTCACTGCCGCCACCGTGGAAGAGCTGCAGGGGACACTGGTGGATGCAACTGCCATGCCTAAAGATGGGGAGCCGGTCATCTGTCACACCCTGCCATTGCCTGAGGGCTTTCAG gtgGTCAAAGTGGGTGCAAACGGAGAAGTAGAAACTGTGGAGCAAGATGAGCTCCAGCCCCAAGACGATCAGCCTCCGCAtcaggaggaggaagaagaaatgGCTGAACCCCAAAATGAAGACCCCGCCTGGTCCAAAGATCCCGACTACACACCTCCTGTTAAAAAGGTCAAGAAGACGAAGAAGAGCAAGCTGCGCTACAACACAGAGGGTGATAAAGACATGGATGTGTCTGTGTATGATTTCGAGGAGGAGCAGCAGGAGGGTCTGCTTTCTGAAGTCAATGCTGAGAAAGTTGTGGGTAACATGAAACCACCCAAACCAACCAAAATCAAGAAGAAAG GTGTTAAGAAGACATTCCAGTGTGAGCTGTGCAGTTACACTTGCCCACGCCGGTCCAATCTGGACCGCCACATGAAGAGCCACACAGACGAGAGGCCTCACAAGTGCCATCTTTGCGGACGAGCATTTAGGACTGTGACTTTGCTGAGGAACCATCTTAATACCCACACAG GCACCAGACCACATAAGTGCACTGACTGTGACATGGCCTTTGTCACCAGTGGAGAGCTGGTGCGACACAGACGCTACAAGCACACTCATGAGAAACCGTTCAAGTGCTCTATGTGTGACTACGCCAGTGTAGAG GTTAGCAAGCTGAAGCGCCACATTCGCTCCCACACAGGAGAGCGTCCGTTCCAGTGCAGTCTGTGCAGTTATGCCAGCAGAGATACATATAAGCTGAAGAGACACATGAGGACCCACTCAG GAGAGAAGCCCTATGAGTGCTATATCTGTCATGCACGGTTTACCCAGAGTGGCACCATGAAGATGCACATTCTGCAGAAGCACACAGAAAATGTGGCGAAATTTCACTGCCCTCACTGCGACACCGTCATTGCCCGCAAGAGTGATCTTG GTGTGCATCTCCGTAAGCAGCATTCCTACATTGAACAGGGCAGAAAGTGCCGTTACTGTGATGCTGTGTTCCACGAGCGCTACGCTCTTATCCAGCATCAGAAATCCCACAAAAATGAGAAACGCTTCAAGTGTGATCAGTGTGACTATGCATGCCGCCAG GAGCGTCACATGGTCATGCACAAGCGCACACATACTGGGGAGAAGCCATATGCCTGCAGCCAATGTGAGAAGACCTTTAGGCAGAAACAGCTGTTGGACATGCACTTTCGCCGCTATCATGACCCCAACTTTGTACCCACATCCTTTGTATGCACCAAGTGCGGAAAGACCTTCACTCGCAGG AATACCATGGCAAGACATGCAGAGAACTGCACTGGTATGGATTCTGCTGATGGAGAGAACGGAACTCCACCCAAAAGGGGCCGTGGAGGCAGAAAGAGGAAGATGCGGTCTAGAaaggatgatgacgatgatgatgacagTG ATGAGCATGGTGAACCTGACCTTGATGACATTGATGAAGAGGATGAGGATGACCTTCTTGATGAAGACCAGATGGGTTTGCTAGACCAGGCTCCACCCAGTGTTCCAATCCCCGCACCAGCTGAGCCACCAATCAAGAGGAAACGGGGCAGACCCCCTAAGAACGCACCCAAGGTCTCTCCTACCAAGTCCATTACCAAAACCACCACAG CTGCTGCCATTATCCAGGTGGAGGATGAAAGCACAGGGGCCATTGAGAACATCATTGTGAAGAAGGAGCCAGAGGGCACTGACGCAGTTGTAGCTGCCCAGCCGATCATAGAGGAAGTGGAGGCGGTTGAGGCCGATGTAGAAACGGTGCAGTTAACAGTCCCAGAAGCTGCACCTAACGGTGATCTTACTCCTGAAATGATCCTTAGCATGATGGACCGGTGA
- the ctcf gene encoding transcriptional repressor CTCF isoform X1, translating into MKCSILVQVLPMEGGPTEAVVEDAGDAFKAKECKTYQRRREDEEVGAELLQAAVIEQAQAEVEPVVEAQQQLVESVVSVNSSVDMMMMETLDPALLQMKTEVMEAAVGAPVAVAGAAHEATVTTVDDTQIITLQVVNMEEQQLGLGELQLVQVPVSAVPVTAATVEELQGTLVDATAMPKDGEPVICHTLPLPEGFQVVKVGANGEVETVEQDELQPQDDQPPHQEEEEEMAEPQNEDPAWSKDPDYTPPVKKVKKTKKSKLRYNTEGDKDMDVSVYDFEEEQQEGLLSEVNAEKVVGNMKPPKPTKIKKKGVKKTFQCELCSYTCPRRSNLDRHMKSHTDERPHKCHLCGRAFRTVTLLRNHLNTHTGTRPHKCTDCDMAFVTSGELVRHRRYKHTHEKPFKCSMCDYASVEVSKLKRHIRSHTGERPFQCSLCSYASRDTYKLKRHMRTHSGEKPYECYICHARFTQSGTMKMHILQKHTENVAKFHCPHCDTVIARKSDLGVHLRKQHSYIEQGRKCRYCDAVFHERYALIQHQKSHKNEKRFKCDQCDYACRQERHMVMHKRTHTGEKPYACSQCEKTFRQKQLLDMHFRRYHDPNFVPTSFVCTKCGKTFTRRNTMARHAENCTGMDSADGENGTPPKRGRGGRKRKMRSRKDDDDDDDSDEHGEPDLDDIDEEDEDDLLDEDQMGLLDQAPPSVPIPAPAEPPIKRKRGRPPKNAPKVSPTKSITKTTTAAAIIQVEDESTGAIENIIVKKEPEGTDAVVAAQPIIEEVEAVEADVETVQLTVPEAAPNGDLTPEMILSMMDR; encoded by the exons ATGAAGTGTTCCATATTGGTGCAG GTATTACCCATGGAAGGGGGACCGACTGAGGCCGTGGTGGAAGATGCAGGGGATGCTTTCAAGGCCAAGGAGTGCAAGACATACCAAAGGCGGCGGGAAGATGAGGAGGTGGGAGCCGAGCTGCTGCAGGCTGCTGTGATTGAGCAAGCACAGGCTGAAGTTGAGCCTGTGGTGGAGGCCCAGCAACAGCTGGTTGAGAGTGTAGTTAGTGTCAACAGCAGCGTGGACATGATGATGATGGAAACCCTGGACCCTGCCTTGCTGCAGATGAAGACAGAAGTCATGGAGGCTGCCGTCGGGGCACCTGTCGCTGTGGCTGGTGCTGCTCATGAAGCCACAGTCACTACAGTCGATGATACACAGATCATCACCCTGCAGGTGGTGAATATGGAGGAGCAGCAGTTGGGCTTGGGAGAGCTGCAGCTGGTGCAGGTGCCTGTTTCTGCTGTGCCTGTCACTGCCGCCACCGTGGAAGAGCTGCAGGGGACACTGGTGGATGCAACTGCCATGCCTAAAGATGGGGAGCCGGTCATCTGTCACACCCTGCCATTGCCTGAGGGCTTTCAG gtgGTCAAAGTGGGTGCAAACGGAGAAGTAGAAACTGTGGAGCAAGATGAGCTCCAGCCCCAAGACGATCAGCCTCCGCAtcaggaggaggaagaagaaatgGCTGAACCCCAAAATGAAGACCCCGCCTGGTCCAAAGATCCCGACTACACACCTCCTGTTAAAAAGGTCAAGAAGACGAAGAAGAGCAAGCTGCGCTACAACACAGAGGGTGATAAAGACATGGATGTGTCTGTGTATGATTTCGAGGAGGAGCAGCAGGAGGGTCTGCTTTCTGAAGTCAATGCTGAGAAAGTTGTGGGTAACATGAAACCACCCAAACCAACCAAAATCAAGAAGAAAG GTGTTAAGAAGACATTCCAGTGTGAGCTGTGCAGTTACACTTGCCCACGCCGGTCCAATCTGGACCGCCACATGAAGAGCCACACAGACGAGAGGCCTCACAAGTGCCATCTTTGCGGACGAGCATTTAGGACTGTGACTTTGCTGAGGAACCATCTTAATACCCACACAG GCACCAGACCACATAAGTGCACTGACTGTGACATGGCCTTTGTCACCAGTGGAGAGCTGGTGCGACACAGACGCTACAAGCACACTCATGAGAAACCGTTCAAGTGCTCTATGTGTGACTACGCCAGTGTAGAG GTTAGCAAGCTGAAGCGCCACATTCGCTCCCACACAGGAGAGCGTCCGTTCCAGTGCAGTCTGTGCAGTTATGCCAGCAGAGATACATATAAGCTGAAGAGACACATGAGGACCCACTCAG GAGAGAAGCCCTATGAGTGCTATATCTGTCATGCACGGTTTACCCAGAGTGGCACCATGAAGATGCACATTCTGCAGAAGCACACAGAAAATGTGGCGAAATTTCACTGCCCTCACTGCGACACCGTCATTGCCCGCAAGAGTGATCTTG GTGTGCATCTCCGTAAGCAGCATTCCTACATTGAACAGGGCAGAAAGTGCCGTTACTGTGATGCTGTGTTCCACGAGCGCTACGCTCTTATCCAGCATCAGAAATCCCACAAAAATGAGAAACGCTTCAAGTGTGATCAGTGTGACTATGCATGCCGCCAG GAGCGTCACATGGTCATGCACAAGCGCACACATACTGGGGAGAAGCCATATGCCTGCAGCCAATGTGAGAAGACCTTTAGGCAGAAACAGCTGTTGGACATGCACTTTCGCCGCTATCATGACCCCAACTTTGTACCCACATCCTTTGTATGCACCAAGTGCGGAAAGACCTTCACTCGCAGG AATACCATGGCAAGACATGCAGAGAACTGCACTGGTATGGATTCTGCTGATGGAGAGAACGGAACTCCACCCAAAAGGGGCCGTGGAGGCAGAAAGAGGAAGATGCGGTCTAGAaaggatgatgacgatgatgatgacagTG ATGAGCATGGTGAACCTGACCTTGATGACATTGATGAAGAGGATGAGGATGACCTTCTTGATGAAGACCAGATGGGTTTGCTAGACCAGGCTCCACCCAGTGTTCCAATCCCCGCACCAGCTGAGCCACCAATCAAGAGGAAACGGGGCAGACCCCCTAAGAACGCACCCAAGGTCTCTCCTACCAAGTCCATTACCAAAACCACCACAG CTGCTGCCATTATCCAGGTGGAGGATGAAAGCACAGGGGCCATTGAGAACATCATTGTGAAGAAGGAGCCAGAGGGCACTGACGCAGTTGTAGCTGCCCAGCCGATCATAGAGGAAGTGGAGGCGGTTGAGGCCGATGTAGAAACGGTGCAGTTAACAGTCCCAGAAGCTGCACCTAACGGTGATCTTACTCCTGAAATGATCCTTAGCATGATGGACCGGTGA